A region of the Phaeodactylum tricornutum CCAP 1055/1 chromosome 1, whole genome shotgun sequence genome:
ATTTGAGTTCGTGGAACATCGAATTTGCCAGCGTCTATCCTCAGTACTCCTTGAGCGCGATCAATCGATTGGAGCATACCTTTTTGCGCATGATCAAGTGGGAGCTTTACATTTCCAGCTCAAGTTACGCCAAGTACTATTTTGCGCTGCGATCCTTAACCGAAAAGTCGGACTTTCGACAACGGTACAATCGTATGGTGGGTGGTGTCAATTGCGTGCAGGCGGCAGAAGCACGCAAGATTGAGCAACGGAGTACGCAAGTGAAAGAAGAGGCCCTGCTACAATTAAGCCGGAGCTGGAATGGATGATGACCAGAAGAAATCGCTTATGTACAGTAAAAACTTTAAAGTTAcaaaacaacagcaacacctTCTCTATGATGTCTATTCTTCGTTTAGTCGAGGCAGACGAACTCGTGTTGGAAGCCTCCGTTTGGCTGCACGGTAACGATGCGGACACCTCGAGAACCTCTGGGTTCGGTAAAGTCGTCCGGAATCCCTGTCGACTCGAATACGAGCGACAGTGAACTCGTTATAATCATATCCATACCAAACGCTGCTTTTGAAACCATATTTTGATGAAAGTGACCCGAAAAGGCCGCCGTTACGCTGTATTGTTCAAACAAGGCCAGCGCTTGCTTTCGATACTGCAATGGTATATGAAAGTAGCGGTCGGGAAAAGTTGTAGTAGATTCGCCCCATTCTTTGGGAAATGCCGAAGCGCCCGACATTTCGTCATCCGTCTCGTCTTGATGGTACAAAAACCAGGGATGATGACCAAAGACGAAAACATGCGAGGCCTTTTGCTCCTGTGCGTAGCACAATCTGGATTCCAACCAAGCCAGCTGGTGTTCGTACATTTCCATAGCATCGGTTGGGTCACTAAACAAGTTTGTGTTCAGTACAATGTTGTACGTATTCCGTACCCAGAATGCTAAATAATCGTCACCAAAGGCGGCCACGAAACGCTGCATCGTGGCAGCGTTGGGACGATTGCCCACGTCGTGGTTTCCGCACACGCATACGAGGGCAATGTCCTCGTGCAAAGCATTCCACGTAGCTTTCCAATCCCGATTTTGGGCATTTTGAACTTCGTCGCATCGTTCGATTGCGGCGGCATCCCCGCCCGACCAGGTGGCAAAAATGGTCGACTCCATGTCGACGAGATCGCCGCACACACAGCAAAAGAGAGGCCGGGGCTCCAGCTTGTTGAGCAGTCGAATGGCATCGCGGCTGTACGCGAGTTCCGTTTCCCATTCGCGGTTCTGGCTGGCAATGCCTATTTGTGTATCTGCACAGACGATAAAGGTAAACGGATCATTCTGGGTGGCTTGGAGTAACTGCTTCCGCACTTGTTCGTCTTGAGGCAATAGCGGGTGTACCAGCGTTCGACCGGTCTGTGACGGTTGATACCGAAACGACGGCGACGGGGGGCTCGCATTCATGAGAGTCTGATCTTATGGTTCACACCACGAAAAGACAAGTCGTAACTACAAGTTGGTCACCTGATTTGCTCTTTGTGGTActatttcacagtcaacaggATGGGAGAAGATCATGAGACAGTCAACTCCTGGTTCACCCTGCCCTACCCTACAAGTACCTATTCGGCAAAGAAGCTAGGTCGTCAACCCAACACTTCCAATGCCAATATCAATACCGGGGACAAAAACACAGTTTCAATTCCTAGAAGCGAGGCTGCATCGAAGGAAGTAGCTTCGATTGCTGCGATTCATTTCGTTGCTGACACTCAATGTAATATAGCTCGTCCTTTGGTCAGCACGTTTTGcatcaacagtaaaacaTAGAACCTGTCCAGTTTTGTCTATCAAACTCCGGGTTCTCGACATCAGAAATGTCGAACGAAAACCCGATGCCTCGCTCACGAATCGAAACCGGGAGCGAGATACCGAGAGCTCCCCTCCCTTACATTGGTAATGTAAACGTTATGGACTAACCATCTCACTGGGGGGTCTGCTTCCACAAAACCTGTAGCAAACATGAGGCCGAGTTCGTTCTTGACCGCTTCGGTGGAATCCGCGATGCGAGATACTCTCGCGGACCTTCAGATCCGCTCGCAGGTTCAGGACGTCTTGACAGAACTCGTTGCCGACGTTGAACTCACGGCACACTTGCAGGAACGCGTCGAGCATCATTTGACGATCAAGTCGTTACAAGTTCGCATGGCACAACACGAGCAAGCGCTAGCTGAAGCTTCATACGTTGAGAACCAAACACGAGAGGAATCGATGACGATGGCGGATCAGCTTGTACGGGAACTCTGGTCGGTTAGTCGCGAACTCGGCGCGTTGCAAGACTTACGCGCACAACACAAAGAACTCCTGTCGCAACATGATGAAGTCTTGGCCAACTTGATGCAGACTGAAGAAGATCTAGCGGAAATCCGCGCCCGAGGAGTTCGAGTTGTTGCGGAAAGGAATGAGGGCAGCGGAATGGCGGAAACGGACGGCTCCGaattgcagcagcaaccCGCTGCGTCACCTACCACCCTCCCGAAAATATCAGTGTTGGAGCCGCAGCCTCTCCAGCTAATACAAAGTGAAGAGACGGCGTCTGCCGCGGCACCAGTAATATCAAATACACCCGACGACGCTTCGGCCCCTATTTCAAATTTGAAAGGACAAGACTTTACCGACACCAAGGCTGTAGAAAATGTGGCCGACGAAAGTGTTTTAAGTGGGTCAAATAGCCAGCTTCTTTCGGAAACACAAGCTATTGACAAAAAATTACCGCCAGTCGCTACTCCTATTCCTGAACCAGCTGCTACTGCAGTTGTGGAACTTGATGtagacgacgacaatccaCCGAAGTTGGAAGAGCTCGACACGGAGATTTTAATGAACATGTTTGGGTTTCTGGATGCACTCGATATCCTTAACATGGCCCAGACCAACATTACTATGTACAGTCGTGTTGACTCTCTCTTCGGACTGGGTGGAAGTGGTGCGGAAGCTGCAGATGATTCTTCGACTATTGCCAGCACCGAAATCACTCCTACTCTCAAGACAACTACAGTTGGATCCTCTGATAAAGGAATGCACTCGTCAGCTACAATGGCCGTAATCCCCCCAATTGACACCGGTAGTATTGGCTCGGCTGGGCCCACAGCTCGCCTTTCTACCACAACTGACACCACGTCGTCGGCACCGATCAACTATAGCGCCCCGTCACGTCCCAGCTTGTTTGGACTCTTTAATCAAGCCGCGCAGCGTAGTATCGCCAATGCGACTGCTGGCAGTGTTAGTGCAAGCAACAGCGCCCCATCGCCCTCTCGTACCACTTCCTTGCACCGTCGCAACTCATCCGCCACTGATGCCGCTCCCATGAATGCAGCCATGGCCAATTCCATGGCGTCGAAACTTACCGACGCTGAATTGAACGCCATTATTCTCATGACGGAACGACTCAGACAAAAAGAGCTACTGGCGAAACAGCTCACggacgaaaaggaaaagttaGCAGCACAACTGGATGGCACGGAAAGCGTCAAGCAGTTTCTCGTTGCCAAAATACGCGATATGGAAACGGCAATCAGCGCTACTGTAGAAAATGAGACCAAAGTGGCACAGCAAATTGCCAGCGATCAGGAAGTCATTGCATTTCTTGATGGGCGAGTTCAAGACTTGGAAAGGGAAAATACTGTTCTATTGAAGGAGAAGGCAGCTACTTTTGAGCAACTGCAAAAAGCTCAACAGAATAGTACTGAGAAGGCTGCCGTCATGGGTGATATGCTTCAGTTTGAGCGAGAAAAACTGTTCGAAAATGAACGAGAATGGAAGGCTACGAAGAAGTTGCTTGTCAAGGAGGTAAAGAGTTGTCGCAATCAAATTGCTGCCTTGCAAGCCGAATGTGATGGTGTTCGAGAACAAAACGAGATTCTGCGTAAGACAGTCCTTTCGGCGTCACAATCAAGCCCGACAATGGCTAAGGATCGCGTCTACACGTGAAAAATATAAAATAGATGGCGATCGCTGACACTTCCGAGCTCGTGATTGTTCCAACAATCAGTTATTTTGTTGACTCTAAACGCTCTCTATCTACAGTAAATTGCAGCTCGACTTACGTTGTTGATGATCGTTTTATACAGATGTCCACTTGAATGTTTAGCTATTTCATGGCGTATAAAGCGCCTACAATATTCGATAGAAGTGTAGGTCTAGTAGTCATTGGAAACGGATAGCTTTATGTTAGAAGAATCCGAACAATCAGTCACCATCTCCGGTCGTCATGCCGCAGGGGCATGGGCATCCCACAGTTGATCTATAAAGCAGCTGTTTAGCGTGAAAAAGTTGTACTCTTCATCGGTCATTTGATACGGGCCAACCCAGTCTAAGGCCGACTTAAACATCTTGTACAGATCCGCAGCTTGCGGCAGATTAAAAAATTCTTGATGAATATGCGCAGCGTTCATGCACAGTGCTAGATATAGGGCAATCGTTGAATCGCCCCGGTGGATTGCATGTGCCGAGAGAACTTGAAACGCCTTTTCGTAAAAGGACAGAGCTTGTAACAAACATTTACTTTTTCCTGTTTCCATACCCATGACGTGAAAGGACAGTGCCAGATTAAACAAAATCACCAAGGATATTTCGGTGACTTCCTTGTTCGATGTCAGTTCAGAAGCCATGCAAGTATCAGTTGGCGTAATTGCAAAGGCCTTGGAGAAAAAGGGCCAAGTAAAATCAATACCAACCTCGGTTTCAAGCATAGTACAAATAGTGCTTGATGGGAAATCTTCGGCCAGTGAAGGCGACGTCGATGACACAATGCTTCGATCATGGACTCCCACGTGTTCTCTGGCTTCCCCGCCGAATGTCCCTTTTGCAGAGCAATGAATCACGGTGGTAGAGCAAAAGATCCCAGTCGAAGCAAGTGGGAGAGTTCCACTCCAGGACAAATCGACATCAGATCGCTTCCTGGTAGATGCTTCTTCGCAGGAAGAGAGACTATCCTTTAGAAGCGTCAAGCTACCTGATAGGATAGACGCAGCGTCTCGATTGTTGCCGCGACGAAGCTGATACACAGCATGTTGATTCGCTTGGAAAATAGCCTCTCGACGATTCATCTTCAACGGTGCCTCAAAattgaggaagaagaattatGGCCAGGTTATTGGGAACTGTGCGATGATAACGGTCAAATTATGTTAAACCTCGTAGCTGCTTTTCTCGCTTCTTCACAGTCGATTCTTTTTCGGGACGTGTCTAGAACCAAAATTGACGCAAATGCCAGCATTTTTGGAGAAGTTGAGAATAGATTTTTTGGATAATACGTAGGAAGTTAGTGTAAGAAATCTCAGAATCATATATCCCTTTCTTTGTAGAATTTCTAGAGCGAAAGAAATTCGCTAACTGGAAGATAGTTCCAGAAATGTTCTTTTTGGCTGAAAGCAAAATATATATTGAAATTATTTACCAAAGATACCACGTACACACAATCTATTCGTTTTTATTGAGTAGTTACACAAATGTTTCCTAAACCAACCTTTGTTTGCGAACGCGAGACGTCCAATAATTTGCAcaggttgttgttgttgtataTATCTGAAGAGCGAGACGACCTTTGTCAGTCTGGATTATGATATGGAGGGCTGAGGTTTTCCGCGTACACAGAAGGTAGGAAGCACGTAGATTCGGAAAAGATAATTGGACGCTGACATTGATCGTGGATGCAACGTCAGTACAGAACGAATGAAATGACTGCAATGAGAAGAGCTTCAAAAATAGGAATATCTCTACCCTTGTTTTATTTGCGTCGACGAGACCATTCTGTTTCGGTGTCGCTGATTTTTTTGCCTCACATTGTTTCTCGCACTCGTTTTATATATGCATCTTCTGTGTCCCGAATTCTAAACCCAAGCACAGGGTTGGAATTTGACAATGCAAGCCCtggtgaaggaaaaagacGAGGACTCACACAAACTACTCATCCTGTGCAGGGGAGGGGGCACGAAGAGCCTGAACAAGCTACGGTAAACGCAGTGACAACATAGTTTGTGACGAACGCGATTGATTGCAAGTGCGACCCCTCCTGGAGTCCGAATTTGGATTTTTTTGTGTTGGAGCTACCAATGTATAAATTACACTTTTTTTAGTGATGAGCTAGCTGTGCAAAGGGAGCATCCTTTATTTGTAGTTCTTCGGAGATCTTGCTCGAGGATCTTGGGTGAAGATCTTATTTGCGGAAACCCAACCAAACCCGATTCGggaatttactgttaccaGTAGTAGAAATGTCGATCGAGACCTAGCCCTACTTTTGAGAGCGCACATCAACAATTTCTGTCCGGCAACACACCGCTGGAGCAACACGCTCCAATCCATCAGAACGACCGGCAAGATAGAAGTCTCGTGAAGGCGTGTCCTGAATTGGCCGGTCGCAAGTTGTAGAAGTTCAATCGAGGGCGATGTCGCAAGCTGATGGTTCTCCGGCGGCCGCGGCTTCTCCCGGCAATGACTGGAGAGTGGCTGTCCAGCAATCCTATCGCAATGGTGAAGTCCGCGAGATAGCCTCAGTCTTGGCTTCACTGGAGCCCGGTGCGTCCCAATCATCCAAGCTTCGACTCGCGATGCAATTCGAAGACGCTGTTTTTAAAGGAGCCACTTCATTGGCAGATTATAGAAAAAAGCTGACGAAGCGTTTAAAGAAAGTGCAAAAAACGTACGTCCCAACGGAACCAACGGCCTCTACTCAGACCGAGAAAGAACTGCTGACGCTGCGAACAAAATATGGAGACGCCTTGCGATACATTCTGCAGCATTCCGAGAAATCTATTGAAGAAATGCACTCTCGCTAcggagaagaaaaaggaaaccAATTCAAGCAGCACATCGACGGAGTCCGCGTTTGGATGTCGGATCTTGGACTGCTCGAAAACACTCAGCTCAACGTGACAATGTCGGACCAGCACTTGGAAAAGCTGAAATCACACCTGGAACGACGGGTGGAAAACATTAGATCCCACGTTGTCAAATTAGCTGATCCTAATCAATTCTTGAAAGAAACCTTGGAAATGACGGAAAAAAACTGTCAAGGCAAGGCCTCACGGATTCTGGCGGTGGATACCAGGAAACGATTCGAACAGTTGCAAAAGAAACATGTCGACCCACTCGTAATACTGCAAGACTCGATTGCCCGAGCCCAGGCATCTGTTCCGATACCAACTCGAACACAGAATAACGATGAGCATGCTGCGTTGGTGCACCTGGACAAAATGCGAGCGGCTTCAACTACGGTATTGGCCTTCATGATGATGGTAGATAAGAGCGCTGTTCCACGGCAAACTCTCACCAAAGCGCATACGGTCGCAGTCGAAGGCATAGATTTTGTGCGTAAAGTCATGGCAACGCACCGCAAGAATACAAAAGAATCCGACGTGACTTTGGAAGACGCCTGGACAAAGCCGCTAGATATACCGACGTCGAGCGTAGAACCAGCTTTGGAGGAGGACGGCTCACCATTGCCTAAACGCCCCAAACTACAGCCTCGAAAAATTGTCGTTCGTACTGAAGTTTTATTGACTCCAGGCCGCAAAGTGCCTTCCAACCTGTTGGCTGCGTTGAAGCGGAAAA
Encoded here:
- a CDS encoding predicted protein, producing LQATQNDPFTFIVCADTQIGIASQNREWETELAYSRDAIRLLNKLEPRPLFCCVCGDLVDMESTIFATWSGGDAAAIERCDEVQNAQNRDWKATWNALHEDIALVCVCGNHDVGNRPNAATMQRFVAAFGDDYLAFWVRNTYNIVLNTNLFSDPTDAMEMYEHQLAWLESRLCYAQEQKASHVFVFGHHPWFLYHQDETDDEMSGASAFPKEWGESTTTFPDRYFHIPLQYRKQALALFEQYSVTAAFSGHFHQN
- a CDS encoding predicted protein, translated to MRPSSFLTASVESAMRDTLADLQIRSQVQDVLTELVADVELTAHLQERVEHHLTIKSLQVRMAQHEQALAEASYVENQTREESMTMADQLVRELWSVSRELGALQDLRAQHKELLSQHDEVLANLMQTEEDLAEIRARGVRVVAERNEGSGMAETDGSELQQQPAASPTTLPKISVLEPQPLQLIQSEETASAAAPVISNTPDDASAPISNLKGQDFTDTKAVENVADESVLSGSNSQLLSETQAIDKKLPPVATPIPEPAATAVVELDVDDDNPPKLEELDTEILMNMFGFLDALDILNMAQTNITMYSRVDSLFGLGGSGAEAADDSSTIASTEITPTLKTTTVGSSDKGMHSSATMAVIPPIDTGSIGSAGPTARLSTTTDTTSSAPINYSAPSRPSLFGLFNQAAQRSIANATAGSVSASNSAPSPSRTTSLHRRNSSATDAAPMNAAMANSMASKLTDAELNAIILMTERLRQKELLAKQLTDEKEKLAAQLDGTESVKQFLVAKIRDMETAISATVENETKVAQQIASDQEVIAFLDGRVQDLERENTVLLKEKAATFEQLQKAQQNSTEKAAVMGDMLQFEREKLFENEREWKATKKLLVKEVKSCRNQIAALQAECDGVREQNEILRKTVLSASQSSPTMAKDRVYT
- a CDS encoding predicted protein, which produces MNRREAIFQANQHAVYQLRRGNNRDAASILSGSLTLLKDSLSSCEEASTRKRSDVDLSWSGTLPLASTGIFCSTTVIHCSAKGTFGGEAREHVGVHDRSIVSSTSPSLAEDFPSSTICTMLETEVGIDFTWPFFSKAFAITPTDTCMASELTSNKEVTEISLVILFNLALSFHVMGMETGKSKCLLQALSFYEKAFQVLSAHAIHRGDSTIALYLALCMNAAHIHQEFFNLPQAADLYKMFKSALDWVGPYQMTDEEYNFFTLNSCFIDQLWDAHAPAA
- a CDS encoding predicted protein — encoded protein: MSQADGSPAAAASPGNDWRVAVQQSYRNGEVREIASVLASLEPGASQSSKLRLAMQFEDAVFKGATSLADYRKKLTKRLKKVQKTYVPTEPTASTQTEKELLTLRTKYGDALRYILQHSEKSIEEMHSRYGEEKGNQFKQHIDGVRVWMSDLGLLENTQLNVTMSDQHLEKLKSHLERRVENIRSHVVKLADPNQFLKETLEMTEKNCQGKASRILAVDTRKRFEQLQKKHVDPLVILQDSIARAQASVPIPTRTQNNDEHAALVHLDKMRAASTTVLAFMMMVDKSAVPRQTLTKAHTVAVEGIDFVRKVMATHRKNTKESDVTLEDAWTKPLDIPTSSVEPALEEDGSPLPKRPKLQPRKIVVRTEVLLTPGRKVPSNLLAALKRKRARLVRPPPDGQGSHLILEFGEAFVMTIYMAPLLVSLKAYSKNPPGESHSCVQSASWTATHEELRDWQGDLSVWGTKGPYEILGHVVEERLRDASAHATYVLRACFGKASKENAGEFEREILEATALLEFLQIVRTSYVPNWEDSDV